Part of the Vigna angularis cultivar LongXiaoDou No.4 chromosome 1, ASM1680809v1, whole genome shotgun sequence genome, GATATAGTGATTTCcagtaaatatatataagtaaaaaagtTGACTTAAAACTATCACTTTTTTGTTTGCGCCTCTTGCAATATCTTAACTTGTAAATATAAgttaatacatttaatattgCAATAATTATTGTaacttatcttttcaattttattatataacaaatattaatatgtaCACGTGTACACTGACTTACCTTTTAGTTGGAGTATCCTGAAAGATTATATTGTAGGTATATTTTAGGATAATTCCAACGATGTAGAATTTCaaatcttatatattatatattatcaatttttaatcaatgtaattttttttgtttatttcttttttattaatttattatgtcaAAAGCTCATACTAGACGTAGCTATATTTTTgacataacatttaaaaatatatctataatttatcatcacataaaaaatattaataaaaaaaatataaacaatcatGGACCAAAACTAAATCcataaacaaataatacatGACAAATTAAACACAAATCACAACTTGAGCTATAATGCTTTATCTCAACGATGAATGTTACGCAAATATTGCTTATGTGACTAATTCAATACTTAAGcgataacaaaatattttttttacaaaatagattCAAATTCAATTCTATCATATGTATaaaagttttaacaaattttataccTCAAATGTAACTTTTTTTGTTATCAATGTCACAATTTTacttactaataaaaaatatatatttacaatacctaaataaaataaaaacaatataacacTTTTGTCGAATTCActtataattttgaattcaaCATTAAAACGTTAGTACACGATGTTATtcaattagtatatatatatttttttaagtttaagttaaacaagtatatttatttatataatgatatttatttgaGTAGTTTTAAGTCACCATCATGCTATATTTAAGTgaacatgaattaaattttaaaagtgtagTCGATTCAAACCTAATTTAAAACTatatctaaatataaatttgattcaaatccataatttttttttctttaaagaaaatcaaatttcaTTTCAAGTCTAAATAATTAGATTGAATTTTAAGTtcagatttatatttttttaaaataaaatagtataaaattttataaatggacttaatgacaaaattaaaataaatataaaataattttcattattatttattttctaataatattttttagattgaaaatatgtttttttataaaatgtgtaATTATTACctctatattattaataattataaaattgaattacttaaaatatatattaagtgggtgtgtgtttttaattaatatttatttacataaacaatgtttattcattttttcacttaaattttatataacgacgtttcatattaatttttattttattttattattatagtatttttaattaatatttatttacataaaaaatgtttattcatttttacacttaaattttatataatgacgtttcatattaaatatctattatttattattttagttttatagtattaaataagaatatttgatttaaaattgttttacatttaatttttttaaaaagtgctgatttcaaaatcaatatgaaatcgatttaaaaatattctaattatttctaaattccaatattcaaaatttacatttacaaaagttaataacattaatttaatttcaatccAAATTATTTGAACTTATAACCGATTATATTGGTGTATCACCATATCCACGGTTTTCTTTATAAGAGTATATAGTGTTGTTGTTGATTTATGAGAGGGTATTTCGTTTATATATGTAAGGTAAGAGTAAGAGTGTGTGCTTAATAGAAACTTCCACTCTACAATGTGTAGAGGATGAATTCtagtaaacattaaaattattgttaattcattataaattatcattGAGTCTTTATTATTCACCTAGTTAacgtttgtttattttttattttggaggaATGTgaaaattgaagtttattttattttttcattttaaagggattgaaaaaatatataaaaatgtttatttattcatCGTAAAATAGTTGAATATTTAAACCAGGATAATGGAACAatgattattaatataatttttgcaAGTAGACTATTGCACGGATGTTGCGTTAATGATATGGGACATAAAAGATAATGGTGTTCtccttctttatttttttcatttatttgttaCATTATCTATTTAGTTGAAACCACTTTTttaataacatgatttttgttttaatttttattttcattttacgAATTGTTTTGGgtaaatatattgaaaagaatcattcctattaaaaaaaaatatttagattcaATAAATCATTAAGCACGAATAATTCATACGTAATAACATGAAATTTAATTCAACTATCACATTATTTACAATGagaaaactaaaactaattagacttatatatttttttagtttctttttcttcttcttctattctTTTATGTtccaagattattgaaattttagcctttaaaaaaactaaatttactgatatttttaactttcaataaatattggtatttttatttattttcaaaatgtttaatttgtctcaataataatgtattatttgaAAGAGGTAATTTCTATATATtctatgtatataaaaaaataaaattgcagtAGCATATATAAGAAGTTTTAGGGTTTGTATAATGATGATCTTTGGCACCGACGAGTGTTGAAAGCAATGTATTACGGAAGAGAAAGCCCTAGACAAGAAGTCCTTTTTGGTGAGTTGATGGATCATAGTTTGTCTTTTAAAAGAAGAGGCTAATATGGAAAGACATAACAAAATGTACATGTGTGAAGGATGTTGATGATACGACCAAGGAGTATCTTTGTTCCTCAGACTCGTATTTTGTCTTTGGATTTTCTGTTCTTGCTAATTAAAGCTTCTTgcatatacacacacatacgtGTGCTGGAGGAAGCATTCCGTTTATCGTGGAGCTTGCGATTCTTTGTCACACCACATTAAAGAACCAATatcatgtttttataatttcctTGTAGATGTTCTCCGAATAACTTTAtcacaaacaaaatcaaatggCCAAAATCCAAAAAAGTAATAACGTGAACCTGACTTATCAACAAACAATCGCAGATTTTtggatatatattatatatattgggAATCAAAATCATGTGTGTGATCAGGCTGGCACTTGTGGGTGGAAATCAATCGTTTTGATGCATGCCACCTCACTGTTTACATCATAATCCTTAATGAAGTTTCGTTGTTCTTTACGTGAGTATTTAATACAAGTACTTTGGTCGATCACTTCTCCAACATAAACTTCTAGACAAGAATCTTATACCAGACAAATTCCAGAATAATTTTAAGTTACCGAGCATTCGGGGAAGGAACTACTATCACACCTTAATTACTACTGTCTATGAGTTGTTTGTGatgaatgttttatatattattgaatcCGTGAATACAAATTACCAAGTGAATGAATTGACGGGAGATATATACCAGATATAAGAGTGTCAACGGTGGCCCAATGGGATTCCAAAGGAATTCGAGAGAAAATGACAGAGAAAGAAAAACCCTAGCAAAATCCTTGTCATGAGAAAGAAATCTACAACTTTGCTCTCTGTAGTGTGTATGTGTCTGCATCGTAGGACCGTGTGGCTCAAGGAGGGGTGGCAAATTGAAGCAAAGTCAAAAGACTATGGTGTTGGGTTGATGAGCAGGCATGCCCTAAAGAACTACAACTTTAATGCCTCAACTTTGATTTTTGTTCGGTCAGAATGGATTCCATCACCATGCTATTGGCTCATTAGTTTGTGTATGTTATCAGTTTCATGTGAGTAAACCATGAAGTTAAGTTAGACTCTTCTGAGcatatttctcttttttctagAAATGAGATTGACACAAACCTAATGCTAACAATCAGTGTAACACATCCATGCTTTCATAATATGTAAATCTAGTAAATTTTGTGTATACAACGTTGTGATGAGGTTTTTTAAACTCCAAAACACTAACAATTTGTGCATTAAAAACTAATGGCACTGTCAAAAACCTGAAGGAAGATTTCAGTAGGAAAAATGTAGTAATTGAGTAATAATTGTTGCTGTCCCAGTACAGTAAAAGTGGGTAGACTGAGCTTTGTGCAAAGGGAGATTATGTAGGTTTGAATCTAGATGCTAAGAATCCATCGATTTTATCTAAATTTGGTAGCTAGGAGGAGACTAGAGGTTTAGTTGGCATAGATAATCACAGATAtccaaatatattatttacctGCAACGCTGTGAGTTGATTTACACAGagcttaaaaagtgatttttaaaattcaaacatgGGAACTTGGGTTTGAaggtaaataaaagtttattattgAGTTTATGATTATAGTAATATAAATTGAAGTGTGGCTATGTGCATCGTCAAAACTAGTTAGGCAAGCAAAACTTTTTACCGaaagtatatttatatacatattagCATAATAGTTAggcaacaaaaacagaaaagaaatgGTTGGAAAACCTGAGCCTGCAGTGGTGTGTCCTAATGAAATTCAACAATGTCATTTCAGCAGCAACGACTGAAGTAATTGAAATCAATTCCTTTCATATTCTGGTCCCCCACACGCACTATATATATCTATCCATCCCCACAAACCATATAAACACTTTTGGAAAAAGTGTACAGTGTTCATTGAAAGGCTATTTGGGCATCCTCTTTCTACTTGAAGAAACTTATTCCATAACCATTCAAGTCCATTTTATACACTCGCCTCCTTCCCTTCCTCTCCTATAGTTTTCTTCACCCACACAATTTGATTGAAATAGCCCCactcttcttctcttcacttTTTCATTCCCTCGTTATCCAACTCTTTAACTCTATATCatcgattaaaaataataagatcagattagaaataaaatcaatataaaatcaaaatagaGACAAATCTCACTTTATAAACTGACttttgtttatgaaattgaattaaacttaaaatttatttgttagtCTCACACTTAAACAAAACATGGATTCTCTGTGCGTGGGGTTACAATACTGAGACTACGCAAATGGAAAAGTGAATGAAGATTCCCTCAATCCGATTATGATAATTGATGAAATGAATAACCTAGGCCCCCACCCTTTCCCAAAACACCCTGTCCCCAAAATTCACCTTTAGCTTAAGACTCTTCTTCAGTGGGTCCCACCTTAGCTGTATTCACATCCAAACACCACCtctattctatatatatatactatactATACTATATATATCTCCTCCATTCTTTTCTTCCTCATGTATCTGGTTGGCCggtctatatatatatcaaataaaataattccatCGTCAAACTTTCTCATCCTATATATACACATTACACACAACCATATTCTCCCCCAACAGACACACTTCAACATTGTTGTTTCGAAATTAAGAATGTCTGGGGTTTGGGTTTTCAAGAACGGTGTGGTGAGGTTAGTGGAGAACCCCGGGGGTGAGGCGGTGGAGGGAAGCCGTGGCGGAAGAAGGAAGATGCTTGTTCATTTAGCAAGCAATGAGGTCATCACGTCTTACTCGGTTTTGGAGAGAAAATTATACTCGCTTGGCTGGGAGCGTTACTACGACGACCCTGATCTTCTTCAGTTCCACAAACGCTCCACCGTCCACCTTATCTCCCTCCCTAGAGATTTCAACAGGTTCAAATCCATGCACATGTATGACATAGTCGTCAAAAACAAGAACGCTTTTGAAGTTAGGGACATGTAGGGTAGCTAGGGAGAAAGAGAGGGACAacacaacatatatatatatatatatatatatatatatatatatatatatatatatatatatatatatatacatagtcAGCAATCACAACCCTGCAAGGCCTTCGAGCAGGGTACCCTGCTACTGTTGAAGTCTCAGTGTTTCGTTCAGTTAGGTGTTTGCGTCTTTCGTTTTGGACTGTGTCCATTTGATTGTGACATTAACTTGTGTTTCCACTCTGTTGGTCAGTTTATTGTTATATACATATGTTCTGATTGTTAATTATTTCACCTTTATGTATACGTAGGTGTTCTGCTGTATATTTAGTCATCTGTGCAATGAAATTTCACTTTTCTATATTCCACTGCTAAATATTCACATTGCTTgcatttctatatatttttcatcGTAATTTGATAATATGTTTCCCTTCTGAGAAGTTTTTTTGTTCACTTTGGTATCTTCTATCAcgtaattataattaattagtgtTAGTTTTGTTGTGTGTTCAAATTTATTacgtatatatttatatatttaacacaTTTATAATAGCTGGTAATATATGACGACTCGGGTTTTGGGTGACTTTCTGATTTTTTAGTCATGCATGATGGATCAGAAACGATCATGTGTAAAATTAAAGGATTCGTGGAAATTTTCCTCACAAGATGTTTTTCGTCAGTGTCTTAATTTAATAATCATACCATGATACattcttacatttatttaacacagaatataaaagtaaaataattataaaagtataaattttttcatttgtttaagaaaaaaaaaagtaacaaaggATATATAGTgtgaaatgaatgtaaaaaatttaagtgtttgaaaatatatatttctaacttatatctaatttttttaaaaaatgttaaggAAAAGCATTATAGATACATGGAAgagggagaaaaaaaataataaagagaaagaatggttaatgttaaaaaagttaaaaatatatgataagtAATGGGATATCCTTAATAagagaaaacaattaaaatatataatgtatatattGTTGAAGTGTCCGTGTAATAAGAGTCccagaaaaaagaaagaatagaaatgATGTATAAAACATAtgttaaaataagaaatatattaacctaacttgaaattcaaaattgttGAATTAAATTCTAACAATTTGTTTAGATGGTGCAGATTGTAAGCTCACCTTCAAGCACAGGCTTGTATTCTTATATATTCGGGAAGTCTAAGGTTGTTCAAATTAATTagaattgtttttaaaattgttgaGATACTTTAAAAATGTTTTCCTTCCACCACAATTTTGAACACATCAATATATTtagttcaaatatattttctctcttgacctttattaatgtatttttaactCTAGTATTACGTGATTAATGAAATTTCAATGTGTCAACCTAATCAGaatattaagattttattatgatattatcTAAAGTAAAACCTTTTACGTATCAAAAATGAGTAATCTAACATCGCGTGTAAATATTTGTTCTATGCTATATATATAAAGTcttaaaaaaaggaaagtgaAGGGAATAATGTCCAAGTGGTACGATTCCTTGGGTCAGATCCTTCTATACACTTAAATACTTAAGTAATTTAGATatattaatattctaaaaaaagttaaaagtgaTATTCTTATGTTAAGTGTTAACCACATAAAAATCGATTTAATACAACATAAAAGGGTGAATCAATTAAACTGGaatattcattcatattttgTTGTCTAATTTTGAGTTATATGCAAAAGTTggatatttatagaaaaaaatacgaaataaaaagaaaatctaaattGGTGAGTGGTGCCATTCTTTATAATTTCacctttcatttttcttaaagCGGAAACACCAAGTTTTCCtacaaaaattaacataaattatgATCAGAGGTATTTGACTGAGATTGGACCGTAATTTAagttttactaattttaaactcatatataaaactataaatatatgtcAAAGACAAGAGGTAGGTGATCGCATTTATTGTGCATTTCTTATTATTGCAGTGAACTCTTGTACGGACAGTTAACTGATTTAAACATCGGATAACCTTTGAACGGTACACCTCTGGAGGGTGAATCAAAGAGAAGAACTAGAAAAGTAGATACCAAACCatatcacaaaaaaaatcatgcAAGTGTTAGTGACTCGACCTCATACccgaaataatatttaaattatgttgtataataaaactataacaaaaaatagaaaaactatAGGCTTTTAACAtgtatatgaatattttatatttgtaaagttATCCTTTTTcgagagtttttttttctttgtctttatAAACTGGGTAAGTGGTGTCCAACGTAACTCGTACGCCACCATTAGGCTAACTCTTCACTGCATATCTGAGCATTTTGCTGTTCCTCACAAAACTATTCCATCATTCTTTTGGTattaattttcttctatttttatgaTTTCTCATTACACAATATATCTgtcttattatattaattttaaatctaaaaaaaaaaacttacctcAATTTCTAAACACATATTAAAGTCAAAACAATAAAGACGAGtttaaagtgttttttattGACGTGAATTTacacacacaaatatatatatatatatatatatatatatatatatatatatatatatatatatatatatatatatatatatatatatatatatgaagttttgcAATGAATActtcaatttggaaaaaaaaagggaaatatattataataaaattatactatttgggtaagaaaaataaattaaattatatagtttatgatactaaaaattaaatatttttaaatcttatatCAATATTCTTCTTCACTCAATTTGGTGAGGAGTTTGACGGATTAACAAAGTTCGAGTGTGTTGGTTTGgtcaaaattagttttttatacGCATTAttggaattattttattattaatgtaattaataattatttctcgACTAATATTAGTCaactttttcttaattatgtttttaagttGATCGTGAAGCACATTTATTATCCAATTTACGTTGGTGATGTCATTTCCAGTTAATAGTAGAATCCATAATTGCTTCTAACTCAtcaatataactatatttaagCCAGATttgaagttatttttgtttacttcattgaagttatttttattgttatgttaaaattatttcttattttgtatAAACTTTTTCCAAAGTTAGTTTTTTTAGTGATGTTACTGTGATGAtgttttttattgatatttgcacgaattattttttttacaactttgctaattttttacctttttctaaGGTTAACTTCAAAgtgaataattataaaagtgaGAAAGAAATTTTCGAGCAtgatagagaaaaagaaagttggAGAAATCTCGTATCCAAAGAGGCTATTTATCTTTTCTCAGTTCTCCATAGATCCACTCTTTTCTTTCAATGTTCCTTTGGGCATTCAATCTAAATTTACTTTTCTCTTttgagaatttttattttaaataatttcatttttcactatTAAACTTAGATTCAAATTTCCAATTATCATATTGCAGAAGAGaggagaaaaaataattacataaacacacaatatatgatatatttgtttgtataggtaacaaataataaaagaaatcaaataaacatttaatgaatacaacattttaacagtttAATAGAAACTAAAAGCTgataacaaaattacaaaactttGAAAGATAGAAACTAAATATAAATCTCACGATCCTacatttacatatatttatccAGTtgcaacaatattttttttcttgatctcaatttacatttttttttcatttattcatattaattattgaaaaagaaaaacaacaaacacaaaaaaataaaaaaaaaataagttaatttataaaagaaataaatatatataaattgatattacGATAAAATAGTgtgttttgaatatttatagaaaatcaaatataaaatcaaaaaatttTTAGACTCAATTATTCATATACATGcatttaatatcaaaatcatTAGAGACATGTACTTGTGGTGATATCTGTTACTCTATAGAGTCATTGTCAATGAGTTTTATCTTATCACTTACAAAGTTAACCTCATTTGCATTTGAGGTCATTAACCTACTTTCAAACTAAGATTTCATATGACTCTCgccaaataattcatttt contains:
- the LOC108341072 gene encoding flowering-promoting factor 1-like protein 3, yielding MSGVWVFKNGVVRLVENPGGEAVEGSRGGRRKMLVHLASNEVITSYSVLERKLYSLGWERYYDDPDLLQFHKRSTVHLISLPRDFNRFKSMHMYDIVVKNKNAFEVRDM